In Triticum urartu cultivar G1812 chromosome 6, Tu2.1, whole genome shotgun sequence, the following proteins share a genomic window:
- the LOC125515850 gene encoding BURP domain-containing protein 14-like has translation MALPRRSHLFLVTVVLLLLSRLPRSSPTYIDVSPCPSPAARPLTPLWFPRSTVGSPSTSPAYDPRPSELYDPRPRFPTPRGLPRSSLLSGAVSPSAAPPLRFLPPPYGLPRSSPSSYKAAPLSPSTPAPRLTPSSSLPVNPFTAKAAFIRYWNRKVHGSRLHPAFFFAKLSPLSAPDAVAFSNLAAAGQLGSRLPAFCTAASILCPSTSGAIWSGSGPSKAGDASGSPSTNSSAPFKNYANGNFSSYGNSGGGGADAFAVYSRGQVNPVDSFHRYGKGSLGRNDSFATYQALGNVGTASFNSYTAGATGGAGKFAEYDGETNTVAVTFANYDVAGNGRSRDFSAYTQDANSGVESFTGYGRTANSVGESFNSYGNHTNSIMSAFINYGDKANSATDTFDSYGLNGNTPQNTFRSYSSGSNGGADDFKGYRDNANVGDDSFTAYANDANGATADFQSYGKSVNPGSVGFKGYGQGANPNHRIGFTRYTGDNTTFKAYSNEGVEFKEYQNMSRMEVSKVAANLSLSSSGNHRPPPKWSPEPGKFFRERDLITGNRMPMPDITDKMPPRAFLPRDIAAKIPFEAGAVSALFGAPPGNAMRQVVASTVDECARLPSRGETKRCATSAEDMLDFAVEMLGDNVAVRSTESAAGSGGDVRVGRVVGVAGGHTTRSVSCHQSMFPYLVYYCHSVPSVRVYEAEILAVETGRKINRGVAICHLDTSDWSPGHGAFAALGGKPGEMEVCHWIFQGDMVWTVAD, from the coding sequence ATGGCGCTCCCTCGCCGATCCCACCTCTTCCTGGTCACCGTCGTCCTGCTCCTCCTCTCCCGCCTGCCACGCTCTTCGCCGACGTACATTGACGTCTCACCATGCCCTTCTCCGGCGGCACGTCCCTTGACGCCACTATGGTTTCCACGGTCCACCGTCGGCTCTCCCTCCACTTCTCCGGCCTACGATCCACGGCCTTCGGAGCTCTATGATCCGCGGCCACGTTTCCCTACCCCACGCGGGCTGCCACGCTCCTCGTTGCTCTCCGGTGCCGTCTCCCCGTCCGCTGCTCCGCCGCTGCGTTTCCTGCCACCGCCATACGGCCTGCCACGGAGCTCGCCTTCCTCCTACAAAGCGGCGCCGCTCTCGCCGTCCACTCCGGCGCCGCGGCTGACGCCGTCGTCGTCGCTGCCCGTCAACCCGTTCACGGCCAAGGCCGCCTTCATCCGGTACTGGAACCGGAAGGTGCACGGCAGCCGCCTCCACCCGGCCTTCTTCTTCGCCAAGCTGTCCCCGCTCTCCGCGCCCGACGCCGTCGCCTTCTCCAACCTGGCGGCCGCCGGCCAGCTCGGCTCGCGCCTCCCCGCCTTCTGCACCGCCGCGTCCATCCTCTGCCCCTCCACCTCCGGCGCCATCTGGTCGGGCTCGGGCCCGTCCAAGGCCGGGGACGCGTCCGGTTCGCCTTCCACCAACTCCAGCGCGCCGTTCAAGAACTACGCCAACGGCAACTTCAGCAGCTACGGcaacagcggcggcggcggcgccgacgCGTTCGCGGTCTACTCGCGAGGCCAGGTCAACCCCGTCGACTCGTTCCACCGGTATGGCAAGGGCTCGCTTGGCCGGAACGACTCCTTCGCGACGTACCAGGCGCTGGGCAACGTCGGCACCGCCAGCTTCAACTCCTACACTGCTGGCGCCACCGGCGGCGCCGGCAAGTTCGCCGAGTACGACGGCGAGACCAACACGGTCGCCGTGACCTTCGCCAACTACGACGTCGCCGGGAACGGCCGCTCCCGCGACTTCTCGGCGTACACGCAGGACGCCAACTCAGGCGTCGAGAGCTTCACCGGGTACGGCAGGACCGCCAACAGCGTCGGCGAGTCCTTCAACTCCTACGGCAACCACACCAACTCCATTATGTCCGCCTTCATCAACTACGGCGACAAGGCCAACAGCGCCACGGACACCTTCGACTCCTACGGACTCAACGGGAACACCCCGCAGAACACCTTCCGGAGCTACTCCTCCGGCAGCAACGGCGGCGCCGACGACTTCAAGGGCTACAGGGACAACGCCAACGTCGGCGACGACAGCTTCACCGCCTACGCCAACGACGCCAACGGCGCCACCGCCGACTTCCAGAGCTACGGCAAGTCCGTGAACCCGGGGAGCGTGGGGTTCAAGGGGTACGGCCAGGGCGCCAACCCCAACCACCGCATCGGCTTCACGCGCTACACCGGCGACAACACCACCTTCAAGGCCTACTCCAACGAGGGCGTCGAGTTCAAGGAGTACCAGAACATGTCCAGGATGGAGGTGTCCAAGGTGGCAGCCAatctctccctctcctcctccggGAACCACCGCCCGCCGCCCAAGTGGTCACCGGAGCCGGGGAAGTTCTTCCGCGAGCGAGACCTCATCACCGGGAACCGGATGCCAATGCCGGACATCACCGACAAGATGCCGCCACGGGCGTTCCTGCCGAGGGACATCGCCGCCAAGATCCCGTTCGAGGCGGGAGCCGTGTCGGCGCTGTTCGGGGCGCCGCCGGGCAATGCGATGAGGCAGGTGGTGGCATCGACGGTGGACGAGTGCGCACGCCTGCCCAGCCGAGGCGAAACCAAGCGGTGCGCGACGTCGGCCGAGGACATGCTGGACTTCGCCGTGGAGATGTTGGGGGACAACGTGGCCGTGCGCAGCACGGAGTCCgcggcgggcagcggcggcgacGTCAGGGTCGGCAGGGTGGTGGGCGTCGCCGGCGGCCACACGACGCGGTCAGTGTCGTGCCACCAGAGCATGTTCCCGTACCTGGTGTACTACTGCCACTCGGTGCCGAGCGTGCGGGTGTACGAGGCCGAGATCCTGGCCGTCGAGACCGGCCGGAAGATCAACCGTGGCGTGGCGATCTGCCACCTCGACACGTCGGACTGGAGCCCCGGTCACGGCGCGTTCGCCGCGCTTGGCGGGAAGCCCGGTGAGATGGAGGTGTGCCATTGGATCTTCCAGGGGGACATGGTTTGGACGGTGGCCGATTGA
- the LOC125516347 gene encoding BTB/POZ and MATH domain-containing protein 3-like: MSSAGDPTMSASTIVADTARGCHILKIDGYSHTKGIPTGQAIKSGQFTVGGHRWCIHYYPNGYSSDSADHVSFYLVLDEQLTKRVRVQLRIRFASLVTSKRLDPVSPSGNMWGYPKFIKREELERSEHLKNDAFTVRCDVVVINEIRTEVAATRSQFVVVPQSNLIHHLGDLLKSEKGADVVFEVGGVKFPAHRCVLAARSPVFSAELFGAMKEGDRDRGGGVRVGDMEARVFKALLSFVYTDSLPEIEEEDDQGAMFQHLLVAADRYDLGRLKLICEENLCAHIDVYSAPTMLAIAEQHGCHGLKKACIEFLSTPAHMVAAMLTSGDFSHLRRSCPAVWMELIRMSVAPVMTSLTSRNGTKRARVDAPGELVMRGS, translated from the coding sequence ATGTCGTCCGCCGGCGATCCAACGATGTCCGCCTCCACCATCGTGGCGGACACGGCGAGGGGCTGCCATATCCTGAAAATCGATGGTTACTCGCACACAAAGGGGATCCCCACCGGGCAGGCCATCAAATCCGGCCAGTTCACCGTTGGCGGCCATCGCTGGTGCATCCATTATTACCCCAACGGCTACAGCTCCGACTCCGCGGATCACGTATCCTTTTACCTTGTACTCGACGAACAGCTCACCAAGCGTGTCAGGGTGCAGCTCCGGATTCGTTTCGCCAGCCTCGTTACGAGCAAACGGCTAGACCCTGTGTCTCCATCAGGAAACATGTGGGGGTATCCAAAGTTCATCAAAAGGGAAGAGCTGGAGAGATCGGAGCACCTCAAGAACGATGCTTTCACAGTCAGGTGTGACGTGGTCGTCATCAACGAGATCCGCACCGAGGTGGCGGCGACGCGCAGCCAGTTTGTCGTCGTGCCACAATCCAACCTTATCCACCACCTAGGAGACCTCCTAAAGAGCGAGAAGGGCGCCGATGTGGTGTTTGAGGTTGGCGGCGTGAAATTCCCTGCGCACCGGTGTGTGCTCGCCGCCCGGTCACCGGTCTTCAGTGCAGAGCTCTTCGGTGCAATGAAGGAGGGCGACCGCGACCGCGGCGGCGGCGTGCGTGTAGGCGACATGGAGGCGCGGGTGTTCAAGGCGCTGCTCTCTTTCGTGTAcaccgactccttgccggagatAGAAGAGGAAGACGACCAAGGCGCCATGTTCCAGCATCTACTTGTCGCAGCTGACAGGTACGACCTGGGGCGGTTGAAGCTGATTTGCGAGGAAAATCTGTGCGCGCATATCGATGTGTACTCGGCGCCGACCATGCTAGCGATCGCTGAGCAGCATGGCTGCCACGGGCTGAAGAAAGCTTGCATTGAGTTCCTCAGCACCCCGGCACATATGGTGGCAGCCATGCTCACCAGCGGCGACTTCAGCCATCTAAGGAGGAGTTGCCCCGCTGTTTGGATGGAGCTGATTAGGATGTCCGTGGCACCTGTCATGACCTCCCTCACCAGTCGTAATGGGACCAAGCGGGCTCGGGTTGATGCACCAGGTGAATTGGTGATGCGTGGTAGCTAG